A genomic window from Bacteroidales bacterium includes:
- a CDS encoding ATP-binding protein → MSIFINRAIKNLFLTKLQANKVLIIAGARRVGKTLFLKDLMENYFEEPFLFLNGEEITTIDVLSTRTAENYKRLLGNTKLFILDEAQKIPDIGLILKLMIDTIDGLKIIATGSSVFDLTNNLGEPLTGRKYTFLMFPFAQMEFSNYENLVETKARLEERMIYGCYPELLSLKSNSEKSDYLNEIVSSYLLRDILAFDGIKNSDKMLNLLRLIAFQTGKEVSLEELGRQLGLSRNTVERYLDLLTKVFVIYKIPGFSRNLRTEIVKTSRWYFFDNGILNTMLNNFNPLSSRKDTGELWENYVLSERIKFQHYTGLRTNNYFWRTYQQQEIDWIEERQGNLFAYEIKWNPRKMPKAPLAWTRAYPESSYRVITPDNYLDWIAPIEE, encoded by the coding sequence ATGTCTATTTTTATAAATCGAGCCATCAAAAACCTTTTTCTCACTAAGTTGCAGGCCAATAAGGTGCTCATTATAGCCGGTGCCCGACGTGTTGGCAAAACGCTCTTCCTGAAAGATTTAATGGAAAACTATTTTGAAGAACCTTTTCTGTTTTTAAATGGGGAGGAAATAACAACCATTGATGTATTATCAACACGCACGGCCGAGAACTACAAGCGTTTACTTGGCAACACAAAATTATTCATTCTTGACGAAGCACAGAAGATTCCAGATATCGGGCTGATATTAAAACTGATGATCGACACAATAGATGGGCTTAAAATAATTGCTACAGGCTCGTCAGTGTTTGATTTGACTAACAATTTGGGGGAGCCACTCACAGGCAGGAAATATACTTTCCTTATGTTTCCCTTTGCGCAAATGGAATTTTCGAATTATGAAAACCTTGTAGAAACAAAAGCCAGACTTGAAGAAAGAATGATTTATGGTTGCTATCCCGAGCTTCTATCCTTAAAAAGTAATTCGGAGAAATCTGATTATTTGAATGAGATCGTCAGCTCGTATTTGCTCAGGGATATTTTGGCATTTGACGGTATAAAAAATTCTGACAAGATGTTAAATCTTTTAAGGCTAATTGCTTTTCAAACAGGGAAGGAAGTTTCGTTGGAGGAACTTGGCCGCCAATTAGGTTTGAGCAGAAATACCGTAGAGCGCTATCTCGATTTGCTAACAAAAGTTTTTGTGATATACAAAATCCCCGGTTTTAGCAGGAATCTGAGAACCGAGATTGTAAAGACAAGCCGTTGGTATTTTTTTGATAACGGGATATTAAACACAATGCTGAATAATTTTAATCCCCTTTCATCACGTAAGGATACGGGGGAGCTATGGGAAAATTATGTTTTATCTGAACGAATCAAATTTCAACATTACACTGGCTTGCGCACAAATAATTATTTCTGGAGAACTTATCAGCAGCAGGAGATCGACTGGATTGAGGAGCGCCAGGGAAACTTGTTTGCATACGAAATAAAATGGAATCCTCGTAAGATGCCTAAGGCGCCATTAGCCTGGACAAGAGCCTATCCCGAAAGCAGTTATCGTGTAATCACACCGGATAATTACCTCGACTGGATTGCCCCTATTGAAGAATAG
- a CDS encoding NAD(P)/FAD-dependent oxidoreductase, translating to MNNYDVIVIGGGPAGLLAAGRAAELGGRVLVLEKMREPGRKLLISGKGRCNVTNDAALSEFIKHVFPNGRFLKGAFGHFFSGDLITLLSDQGVEVTLERGGRYFPASNKSADVLQALLRWLKALKVEIRTGHRVEKLIIEEATIKGLVANGQTFLAKNIILATGGKSYPATGSNGDGYMLARQAGHGLITPRPALVPIETSGDIAQQMQGLTLKNVNAVVWINGKKAGEEFGEMLFAHFGLTGPIILTLSRIIVDALQQKQRVEVSIDLKPALDEQKLDLRLLRDLNDHGKKNFDNMVRSWLPASMVPVFIDLLQIDPYKECHQVNAQERKKIRMLLKDFRLQVSDHRPFKEAIITAGGIPTAEITSKTMESKLVKGLFFAGEIIDLDAETGGYNLQIAFSTGWLAGNSIHL from the coding sequence ATGAATAATTATGATGTAATCGTTATTGGCGGAGGCCCTGCGGGTTTGCTGGCTGCAGGCCGTGCAGCAGAACTGGGTGGCCGGGTGCTGGTGCTCGAAAAAATGCGGGAGCCCGGTCGCAAGCTTTTGATTAGTGGAAAAGGGCGGTGCAACGTTACCAACGATGCAGCGCTTAGCGAATTTATCAAGCACGTATTCCCCAACGGAAGATTTTTGAAAGGCGCTTTTGGCCACTTTTTCTCCGGCGATCTCATCACACTGCTCAGCGACCAGGGCGTGGAAGTGACGCTGGAACGCGGGGGAAGATACTTCCCCGCAAGCAACAAATCAGCGGATGTGCTGCAGGCACTGCTTCGATGGCTTAAAGCTCTAAAGGTAGAAATAAGAACAGGCCACCGCGTCGAAAAACTGATTATCGAAGAAGCAACCATAAAAGGCCTGGTAGCGAATGGCCAAACATTTTTAGCAAAAAACATCATTCTGGCAACAGGCGGAAAATCCTATCCGGCCACCGGCTCCAATGGCGACGGGTACATGCTGGCCCGTCAGGCCGGACATGGCCTGATAACTCCACGGCCCGCCCTGGTGCCCATCGAAACAAGCGGCGACATCGCCCAACAAATGCAGGGACTTACCCTTAAAAATGTGAATGCTGTTGTTTGGATAAACGGTAAAAAGGCGGGCGAAGAGTTTGGCGAAATGCTTTTTGCCCACTTTGGCCTGACGGGTCCGATTATCTTAACGCTAAGCCGGATAATCGTGGATGCCCTTCAGCAAAAACAGCGGGTGGAAGTAAGCATCGACCTGAAGCCCGCCCTCGACGAGCAAAAACTCGACCTGCGGCTGTTGCGCGATTTGAACGATCATGGCAAAAAGAATTTTGACAATATGGTCAGAAGCTGGCTGCCCGCTTCCATGGTTCCCGTCTTTATAGATTTACTGCAGATAGACCCGTATAAAGAATGCCACCAGGTGAATGCACAGGAGCGAAAGAAAATTCGTATGCTGCTCAAAGATTTTCGGCTGCAGGTAAGCGATCACCGTCCATTCAAAGAAGCCATCATTACCGCTGGTGGAATCCCCACTGCGGAAATAACTTCCAAAACCATGGAATCGAAGCTGGTGAAAGGCTTATTTTTCGCTGGCGAGATCATCGACCTGGATGCCGAAACCGGCGGCTACAATTTGCAAATCGCCTTTTCGACAGGTTGGCTCGCCGGAAATTCCATCCATTTGTAA
- a CDS encoding PKD domain-containing protein, which translates to MTLKNVTYYLAILGFLAGTLFLSSCEKDDDEPQVDPSEVTADAGTDIQTGINEEVTLDGSGSTTSEGTLSYLWDLMSSPNGSVARIEDATSKRASFTPDKEGAYNIRLTVSVGGTSKSDNITVTASSGPIELPCSQINEEMTLDKKYEGVVYHVPCMIRVNAGLIIEPGVTVQFAQGAGFQFSDYGEREGYLKAVGTEQDSIRFTGAIKTEGAWDQLKIGSGDLRNTMKYCIVEYAGSQDGSKAAIQVDSDSKIELKNSLVRRSSGYGMFVTDKGNIKGFANNIFTQNKSYPLHIAANKVSQLDGRGTSYTGNATDDGANRDEIYVFSNSLYDRGYITGQEPHVWTDPGVPFFINELLYVGKDAEGTLRIMPGCEITFGQNFGMTVDRYNASLQVMGTADDKVTFRGRNGQGSWNGIYLNTNNLENTIQYAVITDGGQSKMGSQFDNPANLSLGYNDAITLSLDNVQINNSAGCGIVESGTVNLTTNNVTFSGNTGNDYCN; encoded by the coding sequence ATGACTTTAAAAAATGTGACGTATTACCTTGCTATCCTAGGTTTTTTAGCGGGTACTCTATTCTTGAGCTCCTGTGAAAAAGACGATGACGAACCTCAGGTTGACCCATCTGAAGTAACTGCCGATGCTGGTACTGATATCCAAACGGGAATAAATGAGGAAGTAACGTTGGATGGTTCCGGATCGACCACTTCAGAAGGAACCCTAAGTTATCTTTGGGACTTGATGTCTTCGCCCAATGGAAGTGTGGCAAGAATAGAAGATGCTACTTCCAAGAGGGCCAGTTTTACTCCCGACAAAGAAGGAGCATACAACATCAGACTAACCGTATCGGTGGGTGGAACGAGCAAATCGGATAACATCACCGTTACAGCTTCATCCGGCCCTATCGAACTTCCATGCTCCCAGATTAATGAAGAGATGACACTGGATAAAAAATATGAAGGAGTCGTTTACCATGTCCCGTGCATGATACGGGTTAATGCTGGATTGATAATCGAACCAGGTGTCACCGTTCAGTTTGCTCAGGGTGCCGGCTTCCAATTCAGTGATTATGGAGAGAGGGAAGGTTATCTAAAGGCTGTCGGAACTGAGCAGGATTCCATCCGATTTACCGGCGCAATTAAAACAGAAGGTGCCTGGGATCAGCTCAAGATAGGTTCCGGTGATCTGAGAAACACCATGAAATATTGTATCGTTGAGTATGCCGGATCACAAGACGGAAGTAAAGCCGCGATCCAAGTGGATAGTGATAGCAAAATAGAACTCAAAAACTCGCTTGTCCGACGTAGCAGTGGTTACGGGATGTTTGTGACTGATAAAGGAAATATTAAAGGATTTGCTAACAATATCTTTACACAAAACAAGAGTTATCCGCTGCACATTGCTGCCAACAAAGTATCGCAGCTCGATGGCCGTGGCACCAGCTACACCGGTAATGCTACTGATGACGGAGCAAACCGCGATGAGATTTATGTATTTTCTAATTCGCTTTACGATCGGGGCTACATCACCGGACAGGAACCCCATGTATGGACCGATCCCGGTGTCCCTTTCTTTATCAACGAGTTACTTTACGTTGGCAAAGACGCTGAAGGAACATTGCGCATTATGCCGGGCTGCGAAATCACTTTTGGACAGAACTTCGGTATGACGGTCGATCGATACAATGCTTCTTTGCAGGTTATGGGGACCGCTGACGACAAAGTAACGTTCCGGGGTCGTAATGGCCAGGGATCGTGGAACGGAATTTACCTAAACACCAATAACCTTGAAAACACCATCCAATATGCGGTGATAACTGATGGCGGTCAGTCGAAGATGGGGAGTCAGTTTGATAATCCGGCAAACCTGAGTCTCGGATACAACGACGCCATTACGTTAAGCCTCGATAATGTACAGATTAATAACAGTGCCGGCTGCGGTATCGTCGAGAGTGGAACCGTCAATCTCACCACCAACAACGTTACTTTTAGCGGTAACACCGGAAATGACTATTGTAACTAA
- a CDS encoding UDP-2,3-diacylglucosamine diphosphatase: MQAGKKIYFASDFHFGIPDAAESKQREQRFVQWLESIRADAQEIFLMGDLFDFWFEYHRVVPKGYVRLLGKLAELTDAGIPIHLFRGNHDMWAFDYLQSEVGVMLHRQPMVRTFGGKRFYLAHGDGLGPGDRGYKFIKYVFERKINRFLFNWIHPDIGVKLGLFWSGRSRYGHQKPEAVEKEKRLLENIHQSRLAQHCNEVLKDDPTIDYFIFGHWHVEQIHELSPGHYYIHLGDWINRYSYGVYDGEQFTLKHFDKK, encoded by the coding sequence GTGCAGGCAGGAAAGAAGATATATTTTGCATCAGATTTTCATTTTGGAATCCCCGACGCGGCCGAGAGCAAACAGCGCGAGCAGCGGTTTGTGCAATGGCTCGAAAGCATCCGCGCCGATGCGCAAGAAATTTTCCTGATGGGCGACCTGTTCGATTTCTGGTTTGAATACCATCGTGTAGTTCCCAAAGGATATGTGCGACTACTGGGCAAGCTTGCCGAGCTAACCGATGCAGGCATTCCGATACATCTTTTTCGCGGCAACCACGACATGTGGGCGTTCGATTATCTGCAATCGGAAGTGGGCGTAATGTTGCACCGCCAGCCGATGGTTCGCACCTTTGGCGGCAAACGCTTTTATCTGGCACATGGCGACGGACTGGGGCCAGGCGATCGGGGGTATAAATTTATCAAATATGTTTTCGAGCGCAAGATCAACCGTTTCCTTTTCAACTGGATTCATCCCGACATTGGCGTAAAGCTGGGACTTTTCTGGAGTGGGCGCAGCCGTTACGGCCATCAAAAGCCAGAAGCTGTCGAAAAAGAAAAACGCCTGCTCGAAAATATTCATCAGTCGCGCCTGGCGCAACATTGCAACGAAGTGCTAAAAGACGATCCCACAATAGATTATTTCATTTTTGGCCATTGGCATGTGGAGCAAATCCATGAACTGTCGCCCGGCCATTATTACATCCATCTGGGCGACTGGATCAACCGTTACTCTTATGGCGTGTACGATGGGGAGCAGTTTACGCTGAAACATTTCGACAAAAAATAA
- the gap gene encoding type I glyceraldehyde-3-phosphate dehydrogenase, with product MTKIRVAINGFGRIGRIFCRQMRLHENLELVAINDLTDTHTLCHLLKYDSSQGHYPAPVSCTEKELIIDGKKVAVFSQENPDLLPWGEMNIDVVVESTGRFTARPDAERHLKAGARKVVISAPAQDDSESIQYIVLGVNDHLINRNDRIISNASCTTNNVAPLIMILDELWGVEKGFITTVHSYTKDQHLLDAPHKDLRRGRAAAYSIVPTTTGAAKAATRIFPHLTGNLGGAGIRVPVPNGSLTDLTCYLRKPASIQGINKAFEKAANGRLKGILEYTTDPIVSIDIIGNTHSAIFDAGLTAVLGENDKLIKVVAWYDNEMGYATRLAELIEKFV from the coding sequence ATGACCAAAATAAGAGTAGCCATCAATGGGTTTGGAAGGATCGGCCGCATCTTTTGCCGGCAGATGCGTTTGCACGAAAACCTGGAGTTGGTGGCCATCAACGATCTCACCGACACACATACACTCTGTCATTTGCTGAAATACGACTCTTCGCAAGGGCATTATCCGGCTCCGGTAAGTTGTACCGAAAAAGAATTGATTATCGATGGAAAAAAAGTAGCCGTCTTTTCGCAGGAAAACCCTGATCTGCTGCCTTGGGGCGAAATGAATATTGATGTGGTGGTGGAATCCACCGGACGTTTTACTGCACGGCCCGACGCTGAACGCCACCTGAAAGCAGGCGCCCGCAAAGTGGTGATTTCTGCTCCCGCACAAGACGACAGCGAGAGCATTCAATATATTGTTTTGGGTGTTAATGATCACCTGATCAACCGCAACGACCGCATCATTAGCAACGCCTCCTGCACCACCAACAACGTTGCGCCACTCATCATGATCCTCGACGAGCTGTGGGGTGTGGAGAAGGGTTTTATCACTACTGTGCATTCCTACACCAAAGACCAGCACCTGCTCGACGCGCCCCACAAAGACCTGCGCCGTGGACGCGCTGCTGCTTACTCAATCGTGCCCACCACCACTGGTGCTGCCAAAGCTGCCACGCGCATCTTTCCGCATCTCACTGGCAACCTTGGCGGCGCCGGCATCCGCGTACCTGTGCCCAACGGCTCCCTCACCGACCTCACCTGCTACCTGCGTAAACCTGCCAGCATCCAGGGCATCAACAAAGCTTTTGAAAAGGCTGCCAACGGACGCCTCAAAGGAATTCTCGAATATACCACCGACCCAATCGTAAGCATCGACATCATCGGCAACACCCACTCGGCAATCTTCGACGCCGGACTGACAGCAGTGCTGGGCGAAAACGACAAACTGATAAAAGTGGTGGCCTGGTACGACAACGAAATGGGATACGCTACGCGCCTCGCAGAGCTGATAGAGAAGTTTGTGTAA
- a CDS encoding dipeptidase — protein MEHIKTYIDENKDRFLEELFELIRIPSVSSLAEHKNDMKRAAESWKKTLLSAGADKAEVMPSAGNPVVYGEKMIDPSKPTVLVYAHYDVMPVDPLELWKTKPFEPVVKDGKIWARGADDDKGQSFMHAKAFELMVKTNTLPCNVKFMIEGEEEIGSPSLGAFCEKHKEMLKADIILVSDTGMIAPDIPSITTGLRGLAYMQVKVTGPNRDLHSGLYGGAVANPINILAQMIAKLTDENNHITIPGFYDDVLEVSKKEREMMAKAPFNLEEYKKAIDIRDVQGEKGYATNERTGIRPSLDVNGIWGGYSGEGAKTVIASTAHAKISMRLVPDQDHHKIAKLFEKHFKAIAPDSVRVEVEELHGGYAYVSPTDMIAYQAADKAYTATFGKRPVPVRSGGSIPIISTFEKILGIKSILMGFGLEADAIHSPNENYPLFNFYKGIETIPYFYKYFTEMMAEK, from the coding sequence ATGGAACATATCAAAACTTACATCGACGAAAACAAAGACCGTTTTCTTGAAGAACTTTTCGAACTCATCCGCATTCCTTCTGTAAGCTCGCTTGCAGAGCACAAAAACGACATGAAACGGGCAGCAGAATCCTGGAAGAAGACTCTGCTCTCGGCCGGTGCCGACAAGGCAGAAGTGATGCCTTCGGCCGGCAATCCGGTAGTGTATGGCGAAAAAATGATCGACCCGTCAAAACCTACCGTGCTGGTGTATGCGCATTACGATGTGATGCCGGTGGATCCGCTGGAGCTGTGGAAAACCAAACCTTTTGAGCCTGTAGTAAAAGACGGCAAGATTTGGGCACGCGGCGCCGACGACGACAAAGGTCAGTCGTTTATGCACGCCAAAGCTTTTGAGCTGATGGTAAAAACCAACACGCTGCCGTGCAACGTAAAATTTATGATTGAAGGTGAAGAAGAGATAGGTTCGCCAAGCCTGGGCGCCTTCTGCGAAAAGCACAAAGAGATGCTCAAGGCCGACATCATCCTGGTTTCCGACACCGGAATGATAGCTCCCGACATCCCTTCCATCACCACCGGCCTGCGCGGGCTGGCTTACATGCAGGTGAAAGTGACCGGACCAAACCGCGACCTGCACTCCGGCCTTTATGGCGGTGCGGTGGCCAACCCCATCAACATTCTTGCACAGATGATTGCTAAACTCACCGACGAGAATAATCACATCACCATCCCCGGATTCTACGACGACGTGCTGGAAGTGTCAAAAAAGGAACGTGAAATGATGGCCAAAGCGCCGTTTAATTTGGAAGAATACAAAAAAGCCATCGACATCCGCGATGTGCAAGGCGAAAAAGGTTATGCCACCAACGAACGCACCGGCATACGTCCGTCGCTCGACGTGAACGGCATCTGGGGCGGCTACTCCGGCGAAGGCGCCAAGACAGTGATCGCTTCGACGGCACATGCCAAGATTTCGATGCGGCTGGTGCCAGATCAGGATCATCATAAGATCGCTAAGCTTTTCGAAAAACATTTTAAAGCTATTGCTCCCGACAGCGTTCGCGTTGAGGTGGAAGAGCTGCATGGCGGATACGCGTACGTTTCGCCCACAGATATGATCGCCTACCAGGCTGCCGACAAAGCCTACACCGCGACTTTCGGCAAACGCCCTGTGCCTGTGCGCAGCGGCGGCAGCATCCCTATCATCTCTACTTTTGAGAAGATTTTGGGCATCAAATCCATTCTCATGGGTTTTGGCCTGGAAGCCGACGCCATACACTCGCCCAACGAAAACTATCCGCTCTTCAACTTCTACAAAGGCATCGAAACCATTCCTTATTTTTATAAATATTTTACCGAGATGATGGCGGAGAAATAG